In Tenrec ecaudatus isolate mTenEca1 chromosome 5, mTenEca1.hap1, whole genome shotgun sequence, the following are encoded in one genomic region:
- the LOC142448727 gene encoding ubiquitin carboxyl-terminal hydrolase isozyme L3-like, producing the protein MEGPRWLLLEANPEVTNQFLKQLGLQSNWQFVDIYGMDPELLSMVPRPVRAVLLLFPITAKYEMFWMEEEEKIKSQGQDVTSSVYFMKQTISNACGTIGLIHAIANNQDKMHFESGSTLKKFLEESASMSPEERARYRENHDAIRVTHETSAHEGQPEAPSRDEKVDLHFVALVHVDGHLYELGRHTSLQEGYGT; encoded by the exons ATGGAGGGTCCGCGCTGGCTGCTGCTCGAGGCCAACCCCGAGGTCACTAACCAG TTTCTCAAACAATTAGGTCTACAATCTAACTGGCAGTTTGTTGACATCTATGGAATGGACCCCGAGCTCCTCAGCATGGTCCCGAGGCCAGTGCGTGCAGTCTTACTGCTCTTCCCGATCACAGCCAAGTATGAAATGTTCTggatggaagaggaggagaaaatcaAATCTCAGGGACAGGATGTTACATCCTCAGTGTATTTCATGAAGCAAACGATCAGCAATGCCTGTGGGACCATCGGACTGATCCACGCCATCGCTAACAACCAGGACAAGATGCACTTTGAGTCTGGATCAACCTTAAAGAAATTCCTGGAGGAGTCTGCCTCAATGTCCCCTGAAGAGAGAGCCAGATACCGGGAGAACCATGACGCTATTCGAGTCACTCACGAGACCAGTGCACATGAAGGTCAGCCTGAGGCACCAAGTAGAGATGAAAAAGTAGATCTTCATTTTGTTGCATTAGTTCATGTAGATGGGCACCTCTATGAATTGGGACGCCATACAAGTTTGCAAGAAGGTTACGGAACGTGA